Proteins encoded within one genomic window of Elusimicrobiota bacterium:
- a CDS encoding UDP-N-acetylmuramoyl-tripeptide--D-alanyl-D-alanine ligase has protein sequence MAALPTSWDDVALLTGGQRVTACSVSPVRVVLDSRGVQKGDLFVALKGERVDGHDFLKDVVARGAAGALVSRAVEGLPSGFGLIRVEDPLAGLQRWARVHREKMKTRVIGITGSNGKTTTKEMLAHLLRGIGRNVFATRGNLNSQWGLPLMLLELDLSHSHAVIEMGASARGDIARLAALAQPNVAVITGIGRAHLETFGSLEGVLNAKWELVEALGKDGIAFLNADDPFLMNRRKQARCSVVTFGLSAGADVRAEHVRQDPQIAFDVVVGSSRRPVRLPVPGLFNVTNALAAAAVALWERGLLPEVATHLAGFSPPPQRMQTRRRPDGSLFLVDAYNANPDSMAASLTSFAQAFPQRSKMAVVGSMLELGSVAEEEHRELGRVLATLPLERIYFVGPEGEFVRAGFRDSGGKGIFQWGEDREKIRQEIASWITPNSAFLFKASRGVRLEDIYDPFLT, from the coding sequence ATGGCCGCCTTGCCCACGTCCTGGGACGACGTGGCCCTCCTGACAGGAGGGCAGCGAGTCACAGCGTGTTCCGTTTCTCCTGTTCGAGTGGTTTTGGATTCTCGGGGGGTTCAGAAAGGGGATTTATTCGTGGCGTTAAAAGGCGAGCGGGTGGACGGTCACGATTTCTTAAAAGACGTGGTGGCCCGGGGGGCGGCGGGGGCTCTGGTGAGCCGGGCGGTTGAGGGGCTTCCGAGCGGTTTTGGTTTGATTCGGGTGGAGGATCCCCTCGCGGGTTTGCAACGGTGGGCGCGGGTCCATCGTGAAAAAATGAAAACCCGTGTGATCGGGATCACGGGATCGAACGGAAAGACGACCACGAAAGAAATGTTGGCCCACCTCTTGCGGGGGATCGGCCGGAACGTTTTTGCCACGCGAGGAAACTTGAACAGTCAATGGGGATTGCCGCTCATGCTCTTGGAATTGGATCTCTCCCATTCTCACGCCGTCATCGAAATGGGGGCTTCAGCGCGGGGGGACATCGCCCGCTTGGCGGCCCTGGCCCAGCCGAATGTGGCGGTGATCACGGGGATCGGGCGGGCCCATCTGGAAACGTTTGGTTCTTTGGAAGGGGTGTTGAACGCCAAGTGGGAACTGGTGGAGGCGTTGGGTAAAGACGGCATTGCTTTTTTGAACGCGGATGATCCATTCCTCATGAATCGACGGAAACAAGCCCGTTGTTCGGTGGTGACGTTTGGCCTTTCCGCTGGGGCGGACGTGCGGGCGGAACATGTTCGGCAGGATCCCCAGATCGCGTTCGATGTGGTGGTGGGCTCCTCCCGTCGACCGGTTCGCTTGCCAGTCCCTGGATTGTTTAATGTGACCAACGCGCTCGCGGCGGCGGCGGTTGCCCTGTGGGAACGGGGACTTCTTCCGGAAGTGGCCACCCATTTGGCCGGTTTTTCTCCCCCGCCCCAACGGATGCAAACCCGCCGTCGGCCGGACGGGTCCCTGTTTCTTGTCGATGCCTACAACGCCAATCCGGATTCCATGGCGGCCAGTCTTACCAGTTTTGCCCAGGCGTTTCCTCAACGGTCCAAAATGGCGGTGGTGGGAAGTATGCTGGAGTTGGGATCTGTGGCGGAAGAGGAACATCGGGAGTTGGGCCGGGTCTTAGCAACGTTGCCCCTGGAACGAATCTATTTTGTTGGTCCTGAAGGGGAGTTCGTGCGGGCGGGGTTTCGGGATTCCGGTGGGAAAGGAATT
- the rsmH gene encoding 16S rRNA (cytosine(1402)-N(4))-methyltransferase RsmH, which produces MSPWSAWRTGSNSGLRTVGSAIRNGRKRARPSSPPKLICKETGVSGEESGGHRSVLLTECLAGLKLQPGGHYVDVTVGLGGHAEAVLNALGPQGRMTVLDQDPTSLTFSRERLAGFGDRVRFVAGNFERFDERAELAVGSVDGILADLGVSSPQLDRAERGFSLMRSGPLDMRMNPTEGLTARQMLERATEEEVEEWLRAAGEERFARKLARRLVDVAPRLITTEDLASAVARWVPRRGKTHPATRVFMALRMAVNREGACLSEFLKRAPAVLKYGGRLVVVTFHSGEDRAVKWFGRRAAAEGVLRIVTKKPLEPTEEEQRLNPRSRSAKLRVFEKIGSSPGSDEGRSAEKDLSF; this is translated from the coding sequence CGAACTCTGGTCTTCGGACCGTTGGGAGCGCTATAAGAAACGGGCGGAAAAGAGCGCGGCCCTCCTCGCCTCCGAAATTGATTTGTAAGGAAACGGGGGTGTCTGGGGAGGAAAGCGGAGGCCATCGTTCTGTCCTATTAACGGAATGTTTGGCGGGATTGAAACTTCAGCCCGGTGGCCACTACGTGGATGTGACCGTGGGGTTGGGGGGGCACGCGGAAGCGGTATTAAATGCCTTGGGACCTCAGGGGCGAATGACGGTTTTGGATCAGGACCCCACTTCCTTGACGTTTTCCAGGGAACGGTTGGCTGGATTTGGGGATCGGGTCCGGTTTGTGGCGGGAAATTTTGAACGGTTTGACGAGCGGGCGGAGTTAGCCGTGGGGTCCGTTGATGGAATTTTAGCGGATTTAGGTGTTTCTTCTCCCCAATTGGATCGGGCCGAACGGGGATTCAGTCTCATGCGGTCTGGCCCATTAGACATGAGGATGAACCCGACAGAGGGTTTGACGGCGCGCCAGATGTTGGAACGGGCCACGGAAGAAGAAGTGGAAGAATGGTTGAGAGCGGCGGGCGAAGAACGTTTCGCTCGGAAATTGGCCCGGCGTTTGGTGGATGTGGCCCCGCGCTTGATCACGACAGAAGATTTGGCTTCAGCGGTGGCCCGCTGGGTGCCGCGGCGGGGAAAGACCCACCCGGCCACCCGCGTGTTTATGGCGTTACGGATGGCGGTCAATCGGGAAGGGGCCTGTCTGAGCGAATTTTTGAAGAGAGCCCCCGCCGTTCTAAAATATGGTGGGCGGTTGGTCGTGGTCACCTTTCATTCGGGTGAAGACCGGGCCGTCAAGTGGTTTGGACGGCGCGCGGCGGCGGAAGGCGTTCTCCGCATTGTGACCAAAAAACCATTGGAACCCACGGAAGAAGAACAGCGGTTAAATCCGCGAAGCCGAAGCGCTAAGTTGAGGGTGTTTGAAAAAATAGGATCTTCGCCCGGATCCGACGAGGGGCGTTCGGCGGAAAAAGACCTTTCCTTTTGA
- a CDS encoding UDP-N-acetylmuramoyl-L-alanyl-D-glutamate--2,6-diaminopimelate ligase, with protein sequence MKLLGDLLESVVPSLGSPAKDVPIRGLAVDSRAVKPGDLFVAIRGIHQDGHDHAASVLRAGAAAILAERPLAVPVPVVLVGSTAASLSGIAARFFDHPSRFMDVVGVTGTNGKTTLTYLLENVWRLERISGGVMGTIDYRWANRVEKAPNTTPHALDVQRLLAAMREDGVKRVAMEVSSHALALGRVDDVHFSVGLFTNLTQDHLDFHKTMEEYFSAKALLFERLEKSARLVRRAILNRDDPWAPRFLEKIKTPLWTYGLDGDADFRAERLVLSADGCRFHAVTPLGNRDVSLTLVGRHNVYNALGAMAAAMALGTSLEDAVSGVEGLAGVPGRLERVTEHPAGCTEPSSFPFRVFVDYAHTDDALRNVLETVRPLTQGRVLVLFGCGGDRDKTKRPRMGEMAARLADHVIVTSDNPRSEDPAVIVQEVVAGVRRVPSRSFDVIVDRKEAIARSIEMAKEGDVLLLAGKGHETYQILKDHTVDFDEREIVRHFLRCRER encoded by the coding sequence GTGAAACTTTTGGGCGATTTATTGGAAAGTGTGGTCCCTTCACTGGGGTCCCCCGCGAAGGACGTTCCCATCCGGGGCCTCGCGGTGGATTCCCGCGCGGTCAAACCCGGGGACCTCTTTGTGGCGATTCGGGGAATTCATCAGGATGGCCACGACCACGCCGCGTCGGTTCTCCGGGCGGGGGCAGCGGCCATTTTGGCTGAACGACCGTTGGCGGTCCCGGTGCCCGTCGTCTTGGTGGGTTCAACAGCGGCCTCCCTTTCGGGAATCGCCGCACGATTCTTTGATCATCCCTCCCGATTCATGGACGTGGTGGGCGTGACGGGAACCAATGGCAAGACCACGCTGACCTACCTGTTGGAAAACGTGTGGCGTCTGGAAAGAATTTCCGGTGGAGTGATGGGGACCATCGATTACCGGTGGGCCAACCGCGTGGAGAAGGCCCCCAACACCACGCCTCACGCTCTGGATGTTCAACGGTTGTTGGCGGCCATGCGGGAGGACGGGGTCAAACGTGTGGCCATGGAGGTGTCCAGTCACGCCCTCGCTTTGGGTCGTGTGGACGATGTGCATTTTTCGGTGGGTTTGTTCACCAACTTGACCCAGGACCATTTGGATTTCCATAAAACCATGGAAGAGTATTTCTCAGCGAAAGCCCTTCTCTTTGAGCGGCTGGAAAAATCGGCACGGCTCGTTCGGCGGGCAATTCTCAACCGGGACGATCCTTGGGCCCCGCGGTTTTTGGAAAAAATCAAAACCCCCCTTTGGACCTACGGGTTGGACGGGGACGCGGATTTTCGTGCGGAGCGGCTGGTGCTTTCCGCGGACGGGTGTCGCTTTCACGCGGTCACGCCGTTGGGGAACCGGGATGTGTCCCTCACCCTGGTGGGACGGCACAACGTGTACAATGCTCTCGGGGCCATGGCCGCCGCCATGGCTTTAGGAACATCGTTGGAGGACGCGGTTTCCGGTGTCGAAGGATTAGCGGGTGTTCCAGGACGGTTGGAACGGGTGACGGAGCATCCGGCGGGGTGCACGGAGCCGTCCTCGTTCCCTTTTCGGGTTTTCGTGGACTACGCTCACACGGATGACGCCCTTCGCAATGTGTTGGAAACGGTGCGACCCCTGACCCAGGGGCGCGTGTTGGTCCTTTTCGGGTGCGGGGGCGATCGGGACAAAACGAAGCGGCCCCGCATGGGTGAAATGGCGGCCCGTTTGGCCGACCACGTGATCGTCACTTCGGACAATCCCCGTTCCGAAGACCCGGCCGTCATTGTTCAAGAAGTGGTGGCCGGCGTCCGCCGTGTTCCGTCCCGTTCCTTTGACGTGATCGTGGATCGAAAAGAGGCCATCGCGCGTTCGATTGAAATGGCAAAAGAAGGTGACGTGTTGCTCTTGGCTGGAAAGGGGCATGAAACGTACCAGATATTAAAAGATCACACCGTGGATTTTGACGAACGGGAAATCGTTCGGCATTTCTTGCGGTGTCGGGAGCGTTGA
- a CDS encoding penicillin-binding protein 2: MRTRFRLVAGLLIAGFLVVGARLGYLQIWRHEDLALRANDQAGRWVRDAPRRALIRDRNGDVLADSVRVASCYADPTLLPRPSSIAQRLAGPLRMPVGEITERIRRAPGSFVWLKRRLSAEEARAVEKENLRGIGLQWEYRRFYPNGDLAGPLLGLVGEDGRGLSGLEYAFNKELVDQRPPLRALRDGRGRRLTLDVLRQRTPAGGLRLSIDRKIQFIAERELDWSIRRSKAKGGIVVVQDPWTGEILALVGRPALSLGRGEALSPDELMVRAVQWSFEPGSTFKVVTAAAALENQLAQPSDLLDCEKGKWKISGVWISDHEPQKVISFSRAMEVSSNIGLAKIGLRVGKEKFYDVIRSFGFGARTGLDLPGEAVGLLRPPNQWSGVSLPVISFGQEIGVTALQLACAYSAIANGGRLIEPRITMDADWPSGKTSRWASSSEIRRVISPETAKTVTTMMEGVVLRGTGENASVPGWSVAGKTGTAQKIDPRTRAYSPDKFVASFCGFVPARNPRLTLVVIVDEPKGVSWGGYNAGPVFKNIAWQTLSLMGVPTDDVPRLVDKKNKGDPKT, from the coding sequence ATGCGAACACGCTTTCGCCTGGTGGCTGGGCTTCTTATCGCGGGGTTCCTCGTGGTGGGGGCCCGGTTGGGTTATCTGCAAATTTGGCGGCACGAGGACCTTGCTCTTCGTGCAAACGATCAGGCCGGTCGTTGGGTCCGCGACGCACCGCGGCGCGCCCTGATCCGAGACCGGAACGGTGACGTTCTCGCGGATTCCGTTCGGGTGGCCTCGTGTTACGCCGATCCGACCCTGTTGCCTCGCCCCTCCTCTATCGCGCAACGTTTGGCGGGCCCTTTACGGATGCCGGTGGGGGAAATCACTGAACGGATTCGCCGCGCGCCCGGGTCTTTTGTGTGGTTGAAGAGGCGTTTGAGCGCCGAGGAGGCCCGCGCGGTGGAAAAGGAAAATCTTCGGGGAATCGGGTTGCAATGGGAATACCGACGTTTTTATCCTAACGGAGACCTGGCGGGACCTCTCCTGGGCCTTGTGGGGGAAGACGGCCGGGGACTTTCGGGGTTGGAATACGCCTTTAATAAAGAGCTGGTGGATCAACGCCCTCCGCTCCGAGCACTCCGGGACGGACGGGGACGGCGATTAACCTTAGATGTTTTGCGCCAGAGGACCCCCGCGGGGGGGCTCCGTCTTTCCATTGATCGAAAAATTCAATTCATAGCGGAGCGAGAATTGGATTGGAGCATTCGGCGCTCCAAGGCCAAGGGCGGAATCGTGGTTGTCCAGGATCCCTGGACAGGCGAAATATTGGCTTTAGTGGGACGCCCGGCCCTTTCGTTGGGTCGCGGGGAAGCTTTGTCCCCGGACGAATTAATGGTGCGGGCGGTGCAGTGGTCCTTTGAGCCGGGATCCACTTTTAAAGTGGTCACCGCGGCGGCGGCCTTGGAAAATCAATTGGCTCAGCCCAGTGACCTCTTGGATTGCGAAAAGGGGAAATGGAAGATTTCGGGTGTTTGGATCAGTGATCATGAGCCTCAAAAAGTAATTAGCTTCTCGCGGGCCATGGAGGTATCCTCTAACATCGGGTTGGCGAAAATCGGTCTTCGGGTGGGGAAAGAAAAGTTTTATGATGTGATCCGGTCCTTTGGGTTTGGGGCCCGCACGGGATTGGATTTGCCGGGAGAAGCGGTGGGGCTCCTCCGTCCCCCGAATCAATGGAGCGGGGTTTCCCTCCCGGTGATTTCGTTTGGGCAGGAAATAGGGGTGACCGCTCTCCAATTGGCTTGCGCATACAGCGCCATCGCCAATGGGGGGCGATTGATCGAGCCCCGGATTACTATGGACGCGGATTGGCCGTCCGGTAAAACCTCCCGATGGGCCTCGTCCAGCGAAATTCGTCGGGTTATTTCTCCGGAAACGGCGAAAACGGTGACGACCATGATGGAGGGGGTTGTCCTTCGTGGGACCGGAGAGAATGCCTCGGTTCCCGGGTGGTCCGTAGCTGGAAAAACAGGAACGGCGCAGAAAATTGATCCTCGCACCCGGGCATACTCTCCCGATAAATTTGTGGCGTCTTTTTGTGGGTTTGTTCCCGCGCGCAATCCCCGGTTGACCCTTGTGGTTATTGTGGATGAGCCCAAAGGCGTTTCCTGGGGAGGGTACAACGCGGGCCCCGTTTTCAAAAACATCGCGTGGCAAACCCTGTCCTTGATGGGCGTCCCCACCGATGACGTTCCCCGTCTGGTGGATAAAAAAAACAAGGGAGATCCGAAGACGTGA